GTGATCGGCGGTCTACGTGCGATGACGGGCGTCGGAGGCGTCTCCGGGGAGGAGCACCAGTTCGAGTTCGTGGGCGCCGGAACGGTATTGCTGCAGTCCACAGAGACGTTGATGGCCGAACAGGCGACGGGCGCGGTGCCGCAGCAGGCGGGCGTGCCGGGCGGTCACGGAGCACCCGGACAGCAGCCGGGGGTACCGCGTCTTCCCGGACAGCTCGGCGACCTCCAGCGTCGCTTCGGACTGTGAGCGGTAATCTGCGGAGTGTGACGTCGAACGCGTGACCCCTTTGTGTCACGAGGGGGTGGGAGGCGTCACACTCCCCACTTTCGTTCGCATTTCAACTTCTTAGGTAGAATCAATACATGGAGACCGAGACTGCCACACGCTGGCTGACCGACGAGGAACAGTGCGCCTGGCGCACGCACGTAGAGGTCAACAGAATGCTGACTTACCAGCTCGAGAAGGACCTCCAGCCGTTCGGCCTGACGATGAACGACTACGACATCCTCGTGCATCTCTCCGAGACGGACGACCACCGGATGCGCATGAGCGATCTCGCGACCGCCACCCTGCAGTCCAAGAGCCGGCTCTCCCACCAGATCACCCGCATGGAGAACGCCGGACTCGTCCGCCGCGAGAACTGCGAGTCCGACCGCCGCGGCCTCTACACCGTCCTGACCGAGGACGGCATGGCGACCATGAAGAAGGTCGCCCCTCACCATGTGGCGTCCGTGCGACGGCACTTCGTGGACCTGATCCCCTCCGAGGAGCTCGACGCCCTCCACAAGGCCCTGACCCCGATCGCCGAACACCTGCGTTCGCAGCGCGGCAAACCGTGACCATTGCGAACGGGGAACGCCGACCTTCCCCGTTCGCCGGCTTCAGACCCCCGGCGCCACCGGCAGTCTGAGTTCGAAGAGCGCTCCGCCCGCGGGCGACGAGCTGACCGTCAGGGCGCCGCCGTGCCGCACGGCGACGTCCCTGGCGATGGCGAGTCCCAGACCCGCCCCGCCGTCGTCCCGGGCCCGCGCGTCGTCCAGGCGCACAAACCTCTCGAAGATGCGCTCCCGCTCCGCCTCCGGCACGCCCCCGCCGTCGTCGCCGACCTCGACGACCGCCCACGGCCCCTCGGCCCGTACGGCGATGTCCACGCGGGACCGCGCGTGACGCTGCGCGTTGTCAAGGAGGTTCCCGACCACCCGCGCCAGCTGGCTGCGCGAGCCCGCGACTTCGACGGGTTCGAGGCGCGTGCGAACCGCGACGCGGCCCGCCGGGCGCTGCGACAGCTCCTCGCCGGCCAGCGCGGCCAGATCGACCCGCGCCTCCCCCGGCCGCTCCCCCGCGTCGAGCCGGGCGAGCAGCAGAAGCCCCGCGGCGAGTTCCTGGAGCCGCACCGTGTCGGCCACCGCCCCGTCCACGTCGAGCAGTTCGGGGTGGGCGGCACCCACTTCGAGCTGGGTGCGCAGCGACGCGACGGGGCTGCGCAGCTCGTGCGAGGCATCGGCGACGAACCGGCGCTGGCGCTCCACGGACGTCTCCAGCGCGGCGAGCGTCTCATTCGTCGTCCGCGCGAGGCGCGCCACCTCGTCGTGCGTGCCCGGCTCCGGCACCCGGCGCGCCAGGTCCTGCGACGCCGTGATCGCGGACATCTCCCTCCGGATGCCCTCGACGGGGCGCAGCGCCCTGCGGGTCACCAGCCAGGTGACCGCGGCGACGACACCGAGCAGCACCGGAAAGCCGATCAGCATGACGGTCAGCGCGGTGCCGACGGCGCTCTGTTCGGCGGACAGCGAGGCACCCGCGTACACGGTGAGGTCGCCCTGCCGGGTCTTCTTCACCTCCAGGGAGGCGAACCGGTAGTCCCGGGTCTCCCCGTCGACGGTGGCCGAGCCCTCGCTCCGCTCGGCGTCGTCGGCGATCTCCCCGTACGCGTACGAGTCGTCCTCCCCGCCCTTGCCCCCATGGCGGTCGGAGCCGCCGTCGTCGTCATCGCCACCGTCGTCGTCGACCGGCGGGGTCACCGGCTTGACGGCGGGCGAGCCGGTCCCGCTGATCCGCTCCAGGTCCTCACTGGCCGCCAGGAGCCGGCCCTCGCTGTCGACGACCTGGACCGGGGTGTCGTCGCCGTCCGGGAGGTCGAGGCCGTTGGGCGCGGTGCCCGTCGCGATCGACACGGCGACCTTGCGGGCGGAGGACTCCGCCTCGCTCGACGCCTGGTCGGTGAGGTTGGACCGCAGTGCGAGCAGCACGGAGGCACCGGCGGCGAGGAGCGCCACGGCGACGACGAGGGTCGCGCCGAGCGTGGCTCTGGCCCGTACGGAACCGAACAGCCGCCGCCTCATCGCGGCGCCTCCAGGCGGTAGCCCGCGCCGCGCACCGTCCTGATCAGCCCCGCGCCCAGCTTCTTGCGCAGGGTGCTGACGTACACCTCGACGATGTTCGGGTCGCCCTCGTACGCGAAGTCCCAGACGTGCTCCAGGATCTCCGCCTTCGAAACGACCTCGCCGGGCCGCACCACCAGCTGCTCCAGGACCGCGAACTCCTTTGTCGTGAGCGGCACTTCGGTCTCGCCGTGCAGGACGCGACGCGCACCGGTGTCGACCCGCAAGGGGCCGAGGGTGTGGACGGACGAGCCGCCGCCGGAGCCGCGCCGCCGCAGGAGCGCCTTCACGCGCGCGACGAGCACGACGTACGAGAACGGCTTGGTGAGGTAGTCGTCGGCGCCGGTGTCGAGCCCCTCCGCCTCGTCGTACTCGCCGTCCTTGGCGGTGAGCATGAGGATCGGCACGTCGTGGCCTGCGGCGCGCAGGGCGGCGCAGACTCGGTAGCCGTTCATGCCCGGCAGCATGATGTCGAGAACGACCAGGTCGTACGCGCCCTCGCCCGCCCGGTGGAGCCCTTCGAGGCCGTCGTGGACGACGTCGACGGCGAACCCCTCGGCGGTCAGGCCCCGGGCGAGGGAGAGGGCCAGACGCTTTTCGTCTTCCACGATGAGCAGGCGCATGGGGGCAAGGGTCGCAAACGGAACCTGAAGAAGTCTTCAGGGTCCTTCAGCGGGGCTTCAGCCTCGGTCGGCCACTGTGGTCCTCGTCGAAGCGCACCGGATGTCCGGTGGGCCGGGAATCGTCTCGGGGAGGATCCCTCATGAAGCGCAACATCGTGATCGCCACCATCGCCGCCGTGGCCCTGATCGGCGGCGGCACCGCGACCGCCGTCGCGGTCTCGGGCGGCGACGACAGCACGGCGGCGGGCACGTCGACCGCGTCGCGGGGTACGGGGTCGACGGGGTCGGCCGGGCACGACGACGACCGCGCGGAGCACGTGACCGAGCTGAAGACCGCGAAGGTGACGGCTTCGGACGCCATCGCCGCCGCCCTCAAGTCGGTGCCCGGCACGGCGGTCTC
The DNA window shown above is from Streptomyces sp. NBC_01445 and carries:
- a CDS encoding response regulator transcription factor, translating into MRLLIVEDEKRLALSLARGLTAEGFAVDVVHDGLEGLHRAGEGAYDLVVLDIMLPGMNGYRVCAALRAAGHDVPILMLTAKDGEYDEAEGLDTGADDYLTKPFSYVVLVARVKALLRRRGSGGGSSVHTLGPLRVDTGARRVLHGETEVPLTTKEFAVLEQLVVRPGEVVSKAEILEHVWDFAYEGDPNIVEVYVSTLRKKLGAGLIRTVRGAGYRLEAPR
- a CDS encoding MarR family winged helix-turn-helix transcriptional regulator; translation: METETATRWLTDEEQCAWRTHVEVNRMLTYQLEKDLQPFGLTMNDYDILVHLSETDDHRMRMSDLATATLQSKSRLSHQITRMENAGLVRRENCESDRRGLYTVLTEDGMATMKKVAPHHVASVRRHFVDLIPSEELDALHKALTPIAEHLRSQRGKP
- a CDS encoding sensor histidine kinase, whose protein sequence is MRRRLFGSVRARATLGATLVVAVALLAAGASVLLALRSNLTDQASSEAESSARKVAVSIATGTAPNGLDLPDGDDTPVQVVDSEGRLLAASEDLERISGTGSPAVKPVTPPVDDDGGDDDDGGSDRHGGKGGEDDSYAYGEIADDAERSEGSATVDGETRDYRFASLEVKKTRQGDLTVYAGASLSAEQSAVGTALTVMLIGFPVLLGVVAAVTWLVTRRALRPVEGIRREMSAITASQDLARRVPEPGTHDEVARLARTTNETLAALETSVERQRRFVADASHELRSPVASLRTQLEVGAAHPELLDVDGAVADTVRLQELAAGLLLLARLDAGERPGEARVDLAALAGEELSQRPAGRVAVRTRLEPVEVAGSRSQLARVVGNLLDNAQRHARSRVDIAVRAEGPWAVVEVGDDGGGVPEAERERIFERFVRLDDARARDDGGAGLGLAIARDVAVRHGGALTVSSSPAGGALFELRLPVAPGV